In a single window of the Flavobacterium sp. W4I14 genome:
- a CDS encoding hypothetical protein (product_source=Hypo-rule applied; cleavage_site_network=SignalP-noTM; pfam=PF05426; superfamily=48230) — protein sequence MNHLKFFLFTFLTTCLLSMLQRQEALAQNQLKGMHPQQQIDFVKRQLKAKKEPYTSAYKALISKADSALLVEQHAVADFSIPGFYQDKDGHRKTSLALQVDGFSAYSCALAYQLSGKTKYADKAIYFLNAWASINKKYSQLDGSLVMSYSGTTLMISADLLKNYKKWKPQDVAQFKLWTKNVFREAANSIRFRNNNSGDWSRLASILADTYLDDQEDLQKNIALIKNDLFDKISPDGHMVEEVKRQGKGIWYTYFSLAPLTASSWVIYNQTGENLFAATKNGASFKKSLDYLHYYNQHPEEWKFFKNPATGAVYTETGFWPANLLEAMNGIYSDAQYEKYLAPYRPIMYPKHDYAWTFPTLMPLRLNGYQ from the coding sequence ATGAACCATTTAAAGTTTTTTCTTTTCACTTTTCTCACAACATGCCTTTTAAGTATGCTGCAAAGACAGGAGGCGCTTGCGCAAAACCAACTTAAGGGCATGCACCCACAACAACAGATTGATTTTGTTAAAAGGCAGCTCAAAGCCAAAAAAGAGCCATATACCTCAGCTTATAAAGCGCTGATCAGCAAAGCAGATTCTGCCTTGCTGGTAGAGCAGCATGCAGTAGCAGATTTCAGCATTCCTGGATTTTACCAGGACAAGGATGGCCACCGGAAAACCTCACTGGCTCTTCAGGTAGATGGTTTTTCGGCTTATAGTTGTGCCCTGGCCTATCAACTGAGCGGGAAAACCAAATATGCCGATAAAGCGATTTATTTTCTCAATGCATGGGCATCCATTAACAAAAAATATTCACAATTAGATGGTTCGCTGGTAATGTCTTACTCTGGTACCACCCTAATGATCAGTGCAGATCTGCTTAAAAATTATAAGAAATGGAAGCCGCAAGATGTTGCGCAATTTAAATTATGGACTAAAAATGTTTTCCGGGAAGCGGCAAATAGCATTCGTTTCCGCAACAATAACTCAGGTGATTGGTCCCGCCTGGCTTCCATACTGGCTGATACCTATCTCGATGATCAGGAAGATTTACAAAAAAATATTGCGCTGATTAAAAATGATCTTTTCGATAAGATTTCACCAGATGGTCACATGGTTGAAGAAGTAAAAAGACAGGGCAAAGGAATCTGGTATACCTATTTTTCGCTGGCTCCGCTAACGGCTTCGAGTTGGGTGATCTATAACCAAACCGGTGAAAATCTTTTTGCCGCAACAAAAAACGGGGCATCATTTAAGAAATCGCTTGATTATTTGCACTACTATAACCAGCATCCTGAAGAATGGAAATTCTTCAAAAATCCTGCTACGGGCGCAGTGTATACAGAAACGGGCTTCTGGCCGGCCAATCTTCTGGAGGCGATGAACGGCATTTATTCCGACGCGCAATATGAGAAATACCTCGCGCCATATCGACCGATCATGTATCCTAAACACGATTATGCCTGGACATTTCCAACACTGATGCCTTTACGTTTAAACGGATACCAATAA
- a CDS encoding beta-glucanase (GH16 family) (product_source=COG2273; cath_funfam=2.60.120.200; cleavage_site_network=SignalP-noTM; cog=COG2273; pfam=PF00722; superfamily=49899; transmembrane_helix_parts=Inside_1_4,TMhelix_5_24,Outside_25_289), producing the protein MKKYLINPFLIAFTFCIGLSAVAQQQKQPMPPALTADGFKLVWAEEFNGNGAPDPVNWTYELGFERNEEFQWYQPENARCENGKLILEAKREKKPNPNFKEGSNDWKKNRKEADYTSASIKTQGLQSWLYGRFVMRGKIDIRDGIWPAWWTLGIKGSWPATGEIDMMEYYRKKLLANIAFMGADRKDAWFSTEKNIDSLGGQAWADQFHIWRMDWDENSIALYVDNQLLNKVPLDKLVNQNGTNINPFKQPHYMLLDLAIGGKQGGDPSKTLFPARFEVDYVRVYQNNK; encoded by the coding sequence ATGAAAAAATATTTAATAAACCCCTTTTTAATAGCCTTTACGTTCTGTATTGGCTTATCTGCAGTAGCACAACAGCAAAAACAGCCTATGCCGCCAGCACTCACGGCCGATGGTTTCAAACTGGTATGGGCCGAAGAATTTAATGGCAATGGCGCGCCCGATCCGGTAAACTGGACCTACGAACTTGGATTTGAACGCAATGAAGAATTTCAATGGTATCAACCAGAAAACGCCAGATGTGAAAACGGAAAATTAATCCTCGAGGCAAAAAGAGAAAAAAAGCCAAACCCCAATTTTAAGGAAGGAAGCAACGATTGGAAGAAAAACCGCAAAGAAGCCGATTATACTTCCGCCAGTATCAAAACACAAGGACTGCAAAGCTGGCTTTACGGCAGGTTTGTGATGCGCGGTAAAATTGATATCCGCGATGGCATTTGGCCAGCCTGGTGGACATTGGGAATAAAAGGATCGTGGCCTGCAACCGGCGAAATTGATATGATGGAATATTACCGGAAAAAACTGCTCGCCAATATTGCCTTCATGGGAGCCGATCGAAAAGATGCCTGGTTTAGTACGGAGAAAAATATCGATTCCCTGGGCGGCCAGGCCTGGGCAGATCAATTTCACATTTGGCGAATGGACTGGGACGAGAACAGCATTGCACTTTATGTAGATAACCAGCTCTTAAACAAGGTGCCTTTAGATAAGCTGGTGAACCAGAATGGTACCAATATTAATCCTTTCAAACAACCGCATTATATGTTGCTCGATTTAGCAATAGGTGGAAAACAAGGCGGCGATCCTTCAAAAACGCTCTTTCCGGCCAGGTTCGAAGTAGATTATGTAAGGGTTTACCAAAATAATAAATAA
- a CDS encoding unsaturated rhamnogalacturonyl hydrolase (product_source=KO:K15532; cleavage_site_network=SignalP-noTM; cog=COG4225; ko=KO:K15532; pfam=PF07470; superfamily=48208), with protein sequence MNFRHLLLILILTGCCGYSASSAPTHAKRDSVLQETNIFKMMQRVADWQLDTWKNKGFNHRKADWTNGACYTGIFAFGNIKGNEHYLKTLVDIGDELSWNTGHLRFHADDYCVGQTYAQLYSKFKKKKMIAPFILQADSIVNQPHSEPLNWKNSIQNREWAWCDALFMGPPALAYLSTATKDEKYLNTAVKLWWKTTEFLYDPTEKLFFRDESFFNKREKNGQKIFWSRGNGWVLAGLVRVLENTPKNHPDRAKLVQLYKDMVSKVASLQQADGSWHASLLDPASFPVKEMSGTGFFSYAIAWGLNHGLLEKKQYLPVVEKSWKALVSAVHDDGMLGYVQPIGASPDAVNANSTEVYGVGAFLLAGTQLYQYLKSQEKGYKN encoded by the coding sequence ATGAATTTTAGACACTTGCTTTTAATATTAATACTTACTGGCTGCTGCGGATACAGCGCTTCTTCTGCGCCAACGCATGCTAAAAGAGATTCGGTTCTGCAAGAGACAAACATTTTTAAAATGATGCAACGGGTGGCAGACTGGCAATTGGATACCTGGAAAAATAAAGGTTTTAACCATCGAAAAGCCGATTGGACAAATGGAGCCTGTTATACTGGTATTTTCGCTTTTGGAAACATTAAAGGTAATGAACATTATCTTAAAACACTGGTAGACATCGGCGATGAGTTGAGTTGGAATACCGGACATTTACGTTTTCATGCGGACGACTATTGTGTGGGGCAAACTTATGCTCAGCTTTATAGTAAATTTAAAAAGAAAAAGATGATTGCGCCGTTTATTTTGCAGGCAGACAGCATTGTGAATCAACCACATAGCGAGCCTTTAAACTGGAAAAATAGCATCCAAAACAGAGAGTGGGCCTGGTGCGATGCCCTTTTTATGGGGCCTCCTGCTTTAGCTTATCTGAGCACCGCTACCAAAGATGAAAAATACTTAAACACAGCGGTAAAACTGTGGTGGAAGACCACCGAATTCCTCTACGACCCAACAGAGAAGCTGTTTTTCAGAGATGAAAGTTTCTTTAACAAAAGGGAAAAAAATGGTCAGAAAATATTCTGGTCAAGGGGTAATGGATGGGTGCTGGCCGGTTTGGTAAGGGTACTCGAAAATACGCCGAAAAACCATCCCGACAGGGCTAAATTGGTGCAACTCTATAAAGATATGGTAAGTAAAGTTGCCAGCTTACAACAGGCAGATGGTAGCTGGCACGCTTCATTATTGGATCCTGCAAGTTTCCCGGTTAAGGAGATGAGCGGTACAGGTTTCTTTAGCTATGCAATTGCCTGGGGCTTAAACCATGGACTCCTGGAAAAGAAGCAATATCTTCCTGTGGTAGAAAAATCATGGAAAGCTTTGGTATCTGCTGTTCATGATGATGGCATGCTGGGTTATGTGCAACCTATTGGCGCAAGTCCGGATGCGGTAAATGCAAACAGTACCGAGGTTTACGGTGTTGGTGCCTTTTTA